The Candidatus Pantoea soli genome window below encodes:
- the uraH gene encoding hydroxyisourate hydrolase: protein MSTITTHILDTALGKPAIGVAISLEQNSPQGWLPVAEGETDSDGRVTSLTPEPITPGHYRLTAEIGDYFAADGRDALYVSAQIDFVIGSAGSHYHLPFLISPWSWSTYRGS, encoded by the coding sequence ATGAGCACCATCACCACCCATATTCTTGATACCGCGCTGGGCAAACCGGCGATTGGCGTCGCCATTTCGCTGGAGCAGAACAGCCCGCAAGGGTGGCTGCCGGTGGCTGAAGGCGAAACTGACAGCGACGGTCGGGTGACATCGCTGACCCCGGAACCGATCACGCCTGGCCACTACCGGCTGACCGCTGAAATTGGCGACTACTTTGCCGCTGACGGACGCGACGCGCTTTATGTCAGTGCCCAGATTGATTTTGTCATTGGCAGCGCAGGCAGCCACTACCATCTGCCTTTTCTTATCTCACCGTGGTCCTGGTCTACCTATCGCGGCAGCTAA
- the hpxK gene encoding allantoate amidohydrolase — MSVSLMSASEAQSAAQRVMARCDALAEISESAGSLTRVYLSPEQLRANARVAEWMQAAGMHTWQDAVGNICGRYEATVPGAAALLLGSHLDTVRNAGRYDGMLGVLSAIEIVQWLHDRQLRLPQAIEIIGFGDEEGTRFGITLLGSRGITGSWPDSWVTHPDGNGITVAAAMQDVGLDAARIHEAAREVSDIAAYLELHIEQGPCLEQADLALGVVTAINGARRLTCHFSGEAGHAGTVPMTHRRDALAAAAEWMVFIEQTTREHDPQLVATVGTLNCQPGAVNVIPGEVQLSLDIRGPQDAPLERLLSVLLTQAEAIALRRGLSFTAHEYYRIAATACDARLQQALSHAVETVQGRSLSLPSGAGHDAIAIAERWPVGMLFVRNHRGISHHPAESVRAEDVALGVQAWLQAVHQLAQG, encoded by the coding sequence ATGAGTGTCAGCCTGATGAGCGCCAGTGAGGCGCAGTCGGCCGCGCAGCGCGTCATGGCGCGCTGTGATGCGCTGGCTGAAATCAGTGAGAGCGCCGGCAGCCTGACGCGCGTTTACCTGTCGCCAGAGCAGCTACGGGCCAATGCGCGCGTAGCAGAATGGATGCAGGCTGCCGGAATGCACACCTGGCAGGATGCGGTTGGCAATATCTGCGGTCGTTACGAAGCCACTGTTCCGGGTGCGGCGGCGCTGCTGCTGGGCTCGCATCTGGATACGGTACGCAACGCCGGGCGCTATGACGGCATGCTGGGGGTACTCAGCGCCATTGAAATTGTACAGTGGCTGCACGATCGCCAGCTGCGTCTGCCGCAGGCGATTGAAATTATCGGTTTTGGCGACGAAGAGGGCACGCGCTTTGGCATTACGCTGCTTGGCAGCCGCGGCATTACCGGCAGCTGGCCGGACAGCTGGGTGACGCATCCGGACGGCAACGGCATTACCGTTGCCGCCGCGATGCAGGACGTCGGGCTGGATGCCGCGCGGATCCATGAAGCCGCGCGCGAAGTCAGCGACATCGCGGCCTATCTGGAGCTGCATATTGAGCAGGGGCCTTGCCTGGAGCAGGCAGATCTGGCGCTGGGCGTGGTCACGGCCATCAACGGTGCCCGCCGGCTGACCTGCCACTTTAGTGGTGAAGCCGGCCATGCCGGCACGGTGCCGATGACCCACCGCCGCGACGCACTTGCCGCGGCGGCAGAGTGGATGGTGTTTATTGAACAGACCACGCGCGAGCACGACCCGCAGCTGGTGGCCACGGTCGGCACGCTGAACTGCCAGCCGGGGGCGGTGAACGTCATCCCTGGCGAGGTTCAGCTGTCGCTGGATATCCGCGGCCCGCAGGACGCACCGCTGGAGCGTCTGCTCTCGGTGCTGCTCACCCAGGCTGAGGCGATTGCCCTGCGGCGCGGTCTGTCGTTCACGGCGCACGAATATTATCGCATCGCGGCAACTGCCTGCGACGCGCGCCTGCAGCAGGCGCTGAGCCATGCCGTAGAAACCGTGCAGGGGCGTTCGCTGTCGCTGCCGAGCGGTGCCGGTCATGACGCGATCGCTATCGCGGAGCGCTGGCCGGTGGGCATGCTGTTTGTGCGCAACCATCGCGGTATCAGTCACCATCCGGCGGAATCGGTGCGGGCTGAGGATGTGGCACTGGGGGTGCAAGCCTGGCTGCAGGCGGTGCATCAGCTGGCGCAGGGCTGA
- a CDS encoding pyridoxal phosphate-dependent aminotransferase, which yields MTQPNLIPASKLPALGTTIFTQMSALAARHNAINLSQGFPDFSGPDYLQARLAYHVSQGANQYAPMTGVLPLREAIADKTAALYDYRPDPEHDITVTAGATEALYAAITALVRPGDEVICFDPSYDSYAPAVTLAGGVLKRLALQPPAFRPDWQAFRQQLSAKTRLVIINTPHNPTATVWSDSDFTALWQAIAAQEIYVLSDEVYEHICFAEQGHASVLAHAGLRQRAVAVSSFGKTFHMTGWKVGYCIAPAALSAEIRKVHQYLTFSVNTPAQLALADMLRTRPEHYQQLPAFYRARRDRLTQALAASRFKVLPCTGTYFLLADYSALSDRDDVSFCEWLTREAGVAAIPLSVFCADPFPHRLIRLCFAKQEATLDAAAERLCQL from the coding sequence ATGACGCAGCCCAATCTGATCCCCGCCAGCAAATTACCTGCGCTTGGCACCACGATTTTTACGCAAATGAGCGCCCTCGCCGCCCGCCACAACGCCATTAATCTGTCACAGGGCTTTCCGGATTTCAGCGGCCCGGACTACCTGCAGGCGCGGCTGGCGTATCACGTCAGCCAGGGGGCGAACCAGTATGCGCCGATGACCGGCGTGCTGCCGCTGCGCGAAGCCATTGCCGACAAAACCGCCGCGCTTTACGACTACCGGCCAGACCCTGAGCACGACATTACCGTCACCGCCGGGGCCACCGAAGCGCTTTATGCCGCCATTACCGCACTGGTGCGTCCGGGTGATGAAGTGATCTGTTTTGATCCCAGCTATGACAGCTACGCCCCGGCGGTCACGCTGGCGGGTGGCGTGCTGAAACGCCTCGCGCTGCAGCCGCCGGCCTTTCGTCCGGACTGGCAGGCATTTCGCCAGCAGCTCAGCGCGAAGACCCGGCTGGTCATCATCAATACGCCGCACAATCCCACGGCCACCGTCTGGTCAGACAGCGATTTTACCGCACTGTGGCAGGCGATCGCCGCGCAGGAAATTTATGTGCTGAGCGATGAGGTATATGAGCATATCTGCTTTGCTGAACAGGGACACGCCAGCGTACTGGCGCATGCCGGGTTGCGTCAGCGTGCCGTAGCCGTCTCCTCTTTCGGCAAAACCTTCCACATGACCGGCTGGAAAGTGGGCTATTGCATCGCCCCTGCCGCACTCAGCGCGGAAATCCGCAAGGTTCATCAGTACCTGACGTTTTCCGTCAATACGCCGGCACAGCTGGCGCTGGCCGATATGCTGCGCACCCGGCCTGAACACTATCAGCAGCTGCCAGCCTTTTACCGTGCGCGGCGCGATCGCCTGACGCAGGCGCTGGCTGCCAGCCGCTTTAAGGTGCTGCCCTGCACCGGCACATACTTTTTGCTGGCGGATTACAGCGCCCTGTCAGACAGGGACGACGTCAGCTTCTGCGAGTGGTTAACGCGCGAAGCCGGTGTGGCGGCGATCCCGCTCTCCGTGTTCTGCGCAGACCCTTTCCCGCACCGGCTGATTCGCCTGTGCTTTGCCAAACAGGAAGCGACGCTTGACGCCGCTGCGGAGCGCTTATGTCAGCTTTAA
- a CDS encoding pyridoxal-phosphate-dependent aminotransferase family protein: MDISQFSQINPPQRLLMGPGPINADPRVLRAMSSQLIGQYDPAMTHYMNEVMALYRGVFRTENRWTLLIDGTSRAGIEAILLSAIRPGDKVLVPVFGRFGHLLCEIARRCRAEVHTIEVPWGEVFTPDQIEDALKKVQPRLLLTVQGDTSTTMLQPLNELGALCRKYGVLLYTDATASLGGNALETDAWGLDAVSAGMQKCLGGPSGTSPVTLSPQMEAVIRQRKCVEQGIRTAAHQDGADEMIYSNYFDLGMIMDYWGPERLNHHTEATTALFGARECARLLLQEGLDNSIARHKLHGNALLKGIQGMELETFGDLRHKMNNVLGVVIPAGIDGDRVRKLMLEDFGIEIGTSFGPLHGKVWRIGTMGYNARKDCVMQTLSALEAVLNHCGFRTTQGAGLQAAWDHYGSHA; this comes from the coding sequence ATGGATATCAGCCAGTTTTCGCAAATCAATCCACCACAGCGCCTGCTGATGGGGCCGGGCCCAATCAATGCCGACCCGCGCGTGCTGCGCGCCATGTCGAGCCAGCTGATCGGCCAGTACGATCCGGCGATGACCCATTACATGAATGAAGTGATGGCGCTGTACCGCGGTGTCTTTCGTACAGAAAACCGCTGGACGTTGCTGATCGATGGTACGTCCCGCGCCGGTATCGAAGCGATACTGCTGTCGGCGATCCGTCCGGGCGATAAAGTGCTGGTGCCGGTATTTGGCCGCTTCGGGCATCTGCTATGCGAAATCGCGCGCCGCTGCCGCGCCGAGGTGCACACCATTGAGGTGCCCTGGGGTGAAGTATTTACGCCGGATCAGATTGAAGACGCCCTCAAAAAAGTCCAGCCGCGTCTGCTGCTGACGGTGCAGGGCGATACCTCAACCACCATGCTGCAGCCGCTGAATGAGCTGGGTGCCCTCTGCCGGAAATATGGCGTGCTGCTCTACACCGATGCCACCGCCTCGCTGGGCGGTAACGCGCTGGAGACGGATGCATGGGGGCTGGATGCGGTGTCCGCCGGGATGCAGAAGTGCCTGGGCGGGCCGTCCGGCACGTCGCCAGTCACGCTGAGCCCGCAGATGGAGGCGGTGATCCGCCAGCGCAAATGCGTGGAGCAGGGGATTCGCACCGCCGCGCATCAGGATGGCGCTGATGAGATGATCTACTCCAACTACTTTGACCTCGGCATGATCATGGATTACTGGGGGCCGGAGCGCCTGAATCACCATACCGAAGCCACCACGGCCCTGTTTGGTGCGCGTGAGTGCGCGCGCCTGCTGCTGCAGGAAGGGCTGGATAACAGCATCGCCCGCCATAAACTGCACGGCAATGCGCTGCTGAAAGGGATTCAGGGCATGGAACTTGAAACCTTCGGCGACCTGCGCCACAAGATGAATAACGTGCTGGGCGTGGTGATCCCGGCGGGCATTGATGGCGATCGGGTGCGCAAGCTGATGCTGGAGGATTTCGGCATTGAGATCGGCACCTCTTTTGGTCCGCTGCACGGAAAAGTGTGGCGCATTGGCACCATGGGATACAACGCGCGCAAAGATTGCGTGATGCAGACCCTGAGCGCGCTGGAAGCGGTGCTGAATCACTGCGGCTTCCGCACCACCCAAGGCGCCGGACTGCAGGCGGCATGGGATCACTACGGGAGCCATGCATGA
- a CDS encoding transporter substrate-binding domain-containing protein codes for MKKLLLAVAGAALLMAQAGSALADQLQDIQKRGVIRIAVPQDFPPFGSVGTDLQPQGYDIDMAKYLAKQMKLKLQLVPVSSANRVPYLQTDKVDLVISSMGKNAEREKVIDFSRAYAPFFLGVFGPKGEPLKDAAALSGKSIGVTRGAVEDMVLSDVAPKDAQVKRYEDNNTTLSAYLSGQVQYVATGNLVVAAIARQNAEKAPVPQFMLKDSPCYIGLKKNEPALKEKVNALIEQGIKDGTLNALSEEWLKAPLPASLGA; via the coding sequence ATGAAAAAGCTTTTACTGGCAGTAGCAGGCGCAGCATTACTGATGGCTCAGGCGGGCAGCGCACTGGCCGATCAGCTGCAGGATATCCAGAAACGCGGCGTGATCCGTATCGCTGTACCGCAGGATTTCCCGCCGTTTGGTTCGGTCGGCACGGACCTGCAGCCGCAGGGTTACGACATTGATATGGCGAAATACCTCGCGAAGCAGATGAAACTGAAGTTGCAGCTGGTGCCGGTCTCCAGCGCCAACCGCGTGCCTTATCTGCAGACGGATAAAGTGGATCTGGTGATCTCCAGCATGGGGAAAAACGCGGAGCGTGAAAAAGTCATCGATTTCAGCCGCGCTTACGCGCCCTTTTTCCTTGGCGTCTTTGGTCCGAAAGGGGAGCCGCTGAAAGACGCGGCGGCGCTGAGCGGAAAATCGATAGGTGTCACGCGTGGCGCGGTGGAAGACATGGTGCTGAGCGATGTGGCACCCAAAGATGCGCAGGTGAAACGTTACGAAGATAACAACACCACGCTCTCGGCCTACTTATCCGGTCAGGTGCAGTATGTGGCCACCGGTAACCTGGTCGTGGCGGCGATTGCGCGCCAGAACGCTGAAAAAGCCCCGGTGCCGCAGTTTATGCTGAAGGATTCACCATGCTATATCGGGCTGAAAAAAAATGAGCCGGCGCTGAAAGAGAAAGTGAATGCGCTGATTGAGCAGGGCATTAAAGACGGCACGCTGAACGCACTCTCGGAAGAGTGGCTGAAAGCGCCGCTGCCTGCCAGCCTCGGTGCCTGA
- a CDS encoding amino acid ABC transporter permease produces the protein MTTFTDWDILRNLLLAARWTLLLSLVAFFGGTLVTLPLLFLRLLKRPWLLRLVRGYTELFQGTPLLMQLFLAFFGVGLFGIDVAPWTAASLALTLYTSAFLVDIWYGSIRALPKGQWEAARCLGLNFGQTLVRVVAPQAIRIAIAPTVGFAVQVIKGTALASIIGFVELTKAGTILNNVTYQPFKVFGLVALGYFLMCYPLSRYSQYLEKKFNAAHHH, from the coding sequence ATGACAACGTTTACTGACTGGGACATCCTGCGCAATCTGCTACTGGCCGCACGCTGGACGCTGTTGCTGTCGCTGGTGGCCTTTTTCGGCGGCACGCTGGTTACGCTGCCGCTGCTGTTTCTGCGTTTGCTGAAGCGGCCGTGGCTGCTGCGCCTGGTGCGTGGCTATACCGAACTGTTTCAGGGCACGCCGCTGCTGATGCAGCTGTTTCTCGCTTTCTTTGGTGTCGGGCTGTTTGGCATCGACGTGGCGCCCTGGACGGCAGCGTCGCTGGCGCTGACGCTCTACACCAGCGCGTTTCTGGTGGATATCTGGTATGGCAGTATTCGCGCCTTGCCGAAAGGGCAGTGGGAGGCGGCGCGCTGCCTGGGTCTGAACTTTGGTCAGACGCTGGTGCGCGTGGTGGCGCCGCAGGCGATTCGCATTGCGATTGCGCCAACCGTGGGGTTTGCTGTGCAGGTGATCAAAGGTACGGCGCTGGCCTCCATCATTGGCTTCGTCGAACTGACCAAAGCCGGCACCATTCTTAATAACGTGACCTATCAACCGTTTAAAGTATTTGGCCTGGTCGCGCTGGGCTACTTCCTGATGTGTTATCCGCTGTCGCGTTACAGCCAGTATCTGGAGAAAAAATTCAATGCCGCTCATCACCATTAA
- the uraD gene encoding 2-oxo-4-hydroxy-4-carboxy-5-ureidoimidazoline decarboxylase, whose product MELTTFNQAETEQARQAIAHCVAIAGWQQALVAARPFADTDALYRRAEQLTLNWQADDLRQALSAHPRIGENAAGAHREAALSRREQSAMQQADAALQQAMQAGNQRYEQRFGRVFLIRAKGRSGEQMLAELQRRLNNDAETEQQEALTQLREITLLRLKESIT is encoded by the coding sequence ATGGAGCTGACCACATTTAATCAGGCTGAGACGGAGCAGGCCCGCCAGGCCATTGCCCACTGCGTGGCGATCGCCGGCTGGCAGCAGGCGCTGGTGGCGGCACGCCCGTTTGCCGATACCGATGCCCTGTATCGCAGGGCGGAACAGCTGACGCTGAACTGGCAGGCGGACGATCTGCGGCAGGCGCTTAGTGCGCATCCGCGCATTGGGGAAAACGCCGCCGGTGCGCACCGGGAAGCGGCGCTGTCACGGCGTGAACAGTCGGCAATGCAGCAGGCGGATGCGGCGCTGCAACAGGCAATGCAGGCGGGCAATCAGCGCTATGAGCAGCGTTTTGGCCGGGTATTTCTGATTCGGGCCAAAGGGCGCAGCGGTGAGCAGATGCTGGCGGAATTGCAGCGCAGGCTTAACAATGATGCAGAGACCGAGCAGCAGGAAGCGCTGACGCAGCTGCGGGAAATTACCCTGTTACGGCTAAAGGAGAGCATCACATGA
- a CDS encoding amino acid ABC transporter ATP-binding protein — protein sequence MPLITINQVQKYYGDNHVLKGVDLDIDNGEVISIIGRSGSGKSTLLRCMNGLEGYQEGSIKLGGMTITDRESQAREISRSVGMVFQNFNLFPHMTALENVMLAPRRVLKKSEAECRALATQMLEKVGLGERLHYYPASLSGGQQQRVAIARALAMQPKVLLCDEITSALDPELVGEVLKVLEQLAAEGMTLILVTHEMNFARDVGDRVVFMHQGRVWEQGDSKTLFANPQSAELKQFISTVRL from the coding sequence ATGCCGCTCATCACCATTAATCAGGTCCAGAAGTACTACGGCGATAACCACGTGCTGAAAGGGGTCGATCTGGATATCGATAACGGCGAAGTGATCTCCATCATTGGCCGCAGCGGCTCGGGCAAAAGCACCCTGCTGCGCTGCATGAACGGGCTGGAAGGGTATCAGGAGGGCAGCATCAAGCTGGGCGGCATGACCATCACCGATCGCGAATCGCAGGCGCGGGAAATCAGCCGCTCTGTAGGGATGGTGTTCCAGAACTTTAACCTGTTCCCGCACATGACGGCGCTGGAAAACGTCATGCTGGCACCACGCCGCGTGCTGAAGAAAAGCGAAGCCGAATGCCGCGCGCTGGCCACGCAGATGCTGGAGAAGGTCGGGCTCGGCGAACGCCTCCATTACTATCCGGCCAGTCTTTCCGGCGGGCAGCAGCAGCGCGTGGCGATTGCCCGGGCGCTGGCGATGCAGCCCAAAGTCTTACTGTGTGACGAAATCACCTCGGCGCTGGACCCGGAACTGGTGGGTGAAGTGCTGAAAGTGCTGGAGCAGCTTGCTGCTGAAGGCATGACGCTGATTCTCGTCACGCATGAAATGAACTTCGCCCGCGACGTGGGCGACCGCGTGGTCTTTATGCATCAGGGGCGCGTCTGGGAGCAGGGCGACAGCAAAACGCTGTTTGCCAACCCGCAAAGCGCTGAGCTGAAGCAGTTTATCTCGACCGTGCGTCTCTAA
- the katG gene encoding catalase/peroxidase HPI, which yields MSTPDNNDNAAAAGKCPFHHGASEEKSVLARGAGSGTSNRDWWPNMLRVDLLNQHSSRSNPLDENFNYREAFSTLDYAALKADIRALLTDSQSWWPADWGSYIGLFIRMAWHSAGTYRTVDGRGGSGRGQQRFAPLNSWPDNVSLDKARRLLWPVKQKYGQKISWADLYILAGNVSLENAGFRTFGFGAGREDVWEPDMDVDWGNEKEWLAHRHPESLANAPLGATEMGLIYVNPEGPEASGDPKSAAPAIRATFGNMGMNDEEIVALIAGGHTLGKTHGAAAASHVGVDPEASPLEAQGLGWQSSYGSGAGADAITSGLEVVWTQTPTQWSNYFFENLFKYEWVQTRSPAGAIQFEAADAEAIIPDPFDPEKKRKPTMLVTDLTLRYDEEFGKISRRFLNDPQAFNEAFARAWFKLTHRDMGPKARYLGPEVPKEDLLWQDPLPAAVHQPTADDITNLKAKIAAAGLSVSQLVSVAWASASTFRGGDKRGGANGARLALAPQNGWAVNASVVHDVLPVLQSIQQESGKASLADVIVLAGSVGIEQAAAAAGVAVQVPFTPGRVDARQDQTDIDSFNVLQPLADGFRNYRRVHGGSSTETLLLDKAQQLTLSAPELTVLLGGLRVLGTNFDGSAHGVFTDRPGVLSNDFFVNLLDMRTAWRATDESAELFEGRDRQSGAVKYSATRADLVFGSNAILRALAEVYASSDAKQKFVNDFVAAWTKVMNLDRFDL from the coding sequence ATGAGCACGCCAGACAATAACGATAACGCAGCAGCCGCAGGTAAATGTCCCTTTCATCACGGGGCATCCGAAGAAAAGAGCGTTTTAGCCCGCGGCGCAGGCAGCGGCACCAGTAACCGTGACTGGTGGCCCAACATGTTGCGCGTCGATCTGTTAAACCAGCACTCCAGCCGTTCCAATCCCCTTGATGAAAATTTCAATTACCGCGAAGCGTTCAGCACGCTTGATTATGCCGCGCTGAAAGCGGATATCCGTGCCCTGCTGACCGACTCGCAATCCTGGTGGCCCGCCGACTGGGGCAGCTACATTGGCCTGTTTATCCGCATGGCGTGGCACAGCGCCGGCACCTACCGCACGGTTGACGGTCGCGGTGGCTCCGGTCGTGGTCAGCAGCGCTTTGCGCCGCTGAACTCATGGCCAGACAACGTCAGCCTCGACAAAGCGCGTCGCTTGCTGTGGCCGGTAAAACAGAAATACGGTCAGAAAATTTCCTGGGCCGACCTCTATATCCTGGCGGGTAACGTCTCGCTGGAAAACGCCGGCTTCCGTACTTTTGGCTTCGGTGCCGGACGTGAAGACGTGTGGGAACCGGATATGGACGTTGACTGGGGTAACGAAAAAGAGTGGCTGGCTCACCGCCACCCGGAAAGCCTTGCCAACGCGCCGCTGGGTGCCACCGAGATGGGCCTGATTTACGTTAACCCGGAAGGGCCGGAAGCGAGCGGGGATCCCAAATCAGCCGCGCCTGCCATTCGCGCCACCTTTGGCAACATGGGTATGAACGATGAAGAGATCGTGGCGCTGATTGCCGGCGGTCATACGCTGGGCAAAACCCACGGCGCCGCTGCTGCCAGCCATGTCGGGGTCGATCCCGAGGCTTCACCGCTGGAAGCGCAGGGGCTGGGCTGGCAGAGCAGCTACGGCAGCGGTGCGGGTGCGGATGCCATTACCTCGGGCCTGGAAGTGGTGTGGACGCAAACCCCGACCCAGTGGAGCAACTACTTCTTCGAAAACCTGTTCAAATATGAGTGGGTGCAGACACGCAGCCCGGCGGGCGCTATTCAGTTTGAAGCGGCCGATGCGGAAGCCATTATTCCGGATCCGTTCGACCCGGAGAAAAAGCGCAAGCCTACCATGCTGGTAACCGACCTGACGCTGCGTTACGACGAAGAGTTTGGCAAGATTTCCCGCCGCTTCCTCAACGATCCTCAGGCGTTCAACGAAGCCTTTGCCCGGGCGTGGTTTAAGCTGACGCACCGTGATATGGGGCCGAAAGCGCGTTATCTGGGGCCGGAAGTGCCGAAAGAAGATCTGCTGTGGCAGGATCCTTTACCGGCTGCCGTTCATCAGCCCACCGCCGATGACATCACCAACCTGAAGGCGAAAATTGCGGCGGCCGGCCTGAGCGTCAGCCAGCTGGTGTCCGTGGCCTGGGCGTCTGCGTCTACCTTCCGCGGTGGCGATAAGCGCGGTGGCGCCAACGGTGCGCGTCTGGCGCTGGCGCCGCAGAACGGCTGGGCAGTGAACGCCAGCGTGGTGCACGATGTGCTGCCGGTACTGCAGTCCATCCAGCAGGAGTCTGGTAAAGCCTCGCTGGCGGATGTGATTGTGCTGGCGGGCAGCGTCGGGATTGAGCAGGCCGCCGCCGCCGCGGGCGTGGCGGTACAGGTTCCCTTTACGCCGGGCCGCGTCGATGCACGCCAGGATCAGACGGACATCGACTCTTTTAACGTGCTGCAACCGCTGGCGGATGGTTTCCGCAACTACCGTCGCGTTCACGGCGGCTCATCCACGGAAACCCTGCTGCTGGATAAAGCGCAGCAGCTGACGCTGAGCGCACCGGAACTGACCGTGCTGCTGGGGGGCCTGCGCGTGCTGGGCACCAATTTTGATGGCAGCGCACACGGCGTCTTCACCGACCGTCCGGGCGTACTGAGCAACGACTTCTTCGTGAACCTGCTGGATATGCGCACCGCATGGCGCGCAACGGACGAAAGCGCGGAGCTGTTTGAAGGCCGTGACCGTCAGAGCGGCGCAGTCAAATATAGCGCGACCCGTGCCGATCTGGTGTTTGGCTCCAACGCTATCCTGCGTGCGCTGGCGGAAGTCTACGCCAGCAGCGATGCGAAACAGAAGTTTGTCAATGACTTCGTGGCGGCGTGGACTAAGGTGATGAACCTCGATCGCTTCGACCTCTGA
- a CDS encoding amidohydrolase, protein MSALKITVLQETLSWMDGAANLRHFDSVLSTVTGRDLILLPEMFTTGFAMEAADSSLPQEEVVAWLHGHAQRTQALIGGSAALQTARGAVNRFLLVEPDGTLHQYDKRHLFRMANEHQHYVPGEARTVIHWRGWRILPQICYDLRFPVFSRNHNDYDLALYVANWPAPRALHWQALLLARAIENQAYVAGCNRVGSDGNQHQYSGDSRIISPQGEILAAGDPFARARLDAELSLNDLQAYRERFPAWRDADAFSLK, encoded by the coding sequence ATGTCAGCTTTAAAAATAACAGTTCTGCAGGAGACCCTGAGCTGGATGGATGGTGCGGCCAATCTGCGCCATTTTGACAGCGTTCTCTCCACCGTCACCGGACGCGATTTAATTCTGTTGCCGGAAATGTTCACCACCGGATTCGCCATGGAGGCGGCCGACAGCTCGCTGCCGCAGGAAGAGGTCGTGGCGTGGCTGCACGGCCATGCGCAGCGCACGCAGGCGTTGATTGGTGGCAGCGCCGCGCTGCAAACCGCACGCGGCGCCGTCAACCGTTTTCTGCTGGTTGAGCCCGACGGAACGCTGCATCAGTACGATAAACGCCATCTGTTTCGCATGGCAAATGAGCATCAGCACTATGTGCCGGGTGAGGCGCGAACGGTGATCCACTGGCGCGGCTGGCGGATACTGCCGCAGATTTGCTATGACCTGCGCTTTCCGGTGTTCTCACGCAATCACAACGACTACGATCTGGCGCTGTATGTCGCGAACTGGCCGGCACCGCGTGCGCTGCACTGGCAAGCCCTGCTGCTGGCGCGCGCGATTGAAAATCAGGCCTATGTCGCCGGTTGCAATCGGGTCGGCAGCGATGGCAATCAGCATCAGTACAGCGGTGACAGCCGCATTATTTCACCGCAGGGTGAGATTCTGGCCGCTGGCGACCCCTTTGCCCGCGCTCGTCTTGACGCCGAACTTTCGCTGAACGATCTGCAGGCCTATCGCGAACGCTTTCCGGCGTGGCGTGACGCCGATGCCTTTAGCCTGAAATAA
- a CDS encoding amino acid ABC transporter permease, with translation MTQLNFADLWPHWPALLAGLWVTVQLTVLATLGGVSLGILGAALRSGRPSWASRLWGVYVELIRNTPFVVQLFFIVFGLPNLGLKLTAGEAALLAMLVNLGAYSTEIIRAGIQVTPKGQWEAGRVLGLSRTQTFIRVVLPPSLQRIYPALVSQCIIVMLGSSVVSQVSYEELTFAANLIQSRTFLSFEVYLVTTLIYLALSIAMRQLLLALGRKWFGAQPA, from the coding sequence ATGACGCAGCTTAACTTCGCTGATCTCTGGCCGCACTGGCCGGCGCTGCTGGCCGGTCTGTGGGTGACGGTGCAGCTGACGGTGCTGGCGACGCTGGGCGGCGTCAGCCTCGGGATTCTGGGCGCGGCGCTGCGCAGCGGCAGACCCAGCTGGGCCAGCCGCCTGTGGGGCGTCTACGTCGAGCTGATTCGCAACACACCGTTTGTGGTACAGCTGTTCTTCATCGTATTTGGCCTGCCTAATCTGGGGCTGAAACTCACGGCAGGTGAGGCCGCGCTGCTGGCGATGCTGGTTAATCTTGGCGCTTACAGCACGGAAATTATTCGCGCCGGGATTCAGGTGACACCGAAAGGGCAGTGGGAAGCCGGCCGCGTACTGGGACTGAGCCGCACGCAGACTTTTATCCGCGTGGTGCTGCCGCCGTCGCTGCAGCGCATTTACCCGGCGCTGGTCAGCCAGTGCATCATCGTGATGCTCGGCTCCTCGGTGGTATCGCAGGTCTCCTATGAAGAGCTGACGTTTGCCGCCAACCTGATTCAGTCACGCACCTTTTTGAGCTTTGAAGTCTATCTGGTGACCACGCTGATTTATCTGGCGTTGTCGATCGCCATGCGTCAGCTGCTGCTGGCGCTGGGGCGCAAATGGTTTGGAGCGCAGCCCGCATGA